From the genome of Staphylococcus haemolyticus, one region includes:
- a CDS encoding DUF979 domain-containing protein, translating into MSEATLNHILEIFYILIGLQFLYTAYRALRSQDKSKSLGTAAFWTILAILFIGGPYIPDAINGLLVLAMGALTLFRQVKIKNIIDVNDKEVEKGSAKYGNKLFIPAIVLAVVAVVVSNWTPLGGAIGLGISSIVGLIAALLIIKPKLSYTLYDSDRLTQQVGTTGILPQFLAALGVLFTASGVGQVISKGISSFLPEGNHLIGAIAYILGMVLFTMLMGNAFAAFTVITASIGIPFVIAQGGDPIVAGALAMTGGFCGTLLTPMAANFNTLPVALLEMKQEFGVIKAQAPIALALIVIHIALMYFWAF; encoded by the coding sequence ATGAGTGAAGCAACTTTAAACCATATTTTAGAAATATTTTACATACTGATTGGACTTCAATTTTTATATACAGCTTATCGCGCTTTACGTTCACAAGATAAATCTAAAAGTTTAGGTACAGCAGCATTTTGGACCATTTTAGCTATTTTATTTATAGGAGGTCCTTACATACCAGATGCAATTAATGGTCTTCTAGTTTTAGCAATGGGTGCGTTAACACTTTTCAGACAAGTGAAAATAAAAAATATTATCGATGTTAATGATAAAGAAGTTGAAAAAGGTTCTGCTAAATATGGAAATAAACTTTTCATTCCTGCAATTGTCTTAGCTGTGGTAGCAGTAGTTGTTTCAAACTGGACTCCACTTGGCGGTGCCATCGGTTTAGGTATTTCATCAATTGTGGGATTAATCGCAGCACTACTAATTATCAAGCCAAAATTATCTTACACATTGTATGACAGTGACCGATTAACGCAACAAGTTGGAACGACAGGTATATTACCACAATTCTTAGCTGCACTTGGCGTACTCTTTACTGCAAGTGGTGTGGGTCAAGTCATTTCAAAAGGTATCTCTTCATTTTTACCTGAAGGCAACCATTTAATAGGCGCAATTGCTTATATATTAGGGATGGTTCTTTTTACAATGCTTATGGGAAATGCTTTCGCAGCATTTACTGTTATAACAGCAAGTATTGGTATTCCATTCGTTATTGCACAAGGTGGCGATCCAATCGTTGCAGGTGCGCTTGCCATGACTGGTGGATTCTGTGGTACATTACTTACACCTATGGCAGCAAATTTCAACACATTACCAGTTGCACTACTTGAGATGAAACAAGAATTTGGCGTTATTAAAGCACAAGCACCTATAGCATTAGCACTTATAGTAATTCACATCGCTCTAATGTATTTCTGGGCATTTTAA
- a CDS encoding DUF969 domain-containing protein: MEWIKLIGILIIIIGFILKFDTIAIILIAAVVTGLVAGMDIVEVLSTLGKAFVDQRLVTLFMLTLPMVGLIERFGLKQQASKLISNVKKITTGRLLTLYLIIREIAGVASIRIGGHPQFVRPLINPMVQGALRTRYNLTDKDIDEKDIEKLKAEASAMENYGNFFGQNLFVGAAGVLLMVGTFQSLDIKVNAMSLVLASIPVAIITLILVWIKNILLDRYFNKKYGNNEVKNHE, encoded by the coding sequence ATGGAATGGATTAAATTGATTGGTATTTTAATCATAATCATCGGCTTCATTCTTAAGTTTGACACTATCGCAATTATTTTAATTGCAGCAGTAGTCACTGGTTTAGTTGCCGGTATGGATATCGTTGAAGTACTTTCAACACTTGGAAAAGCCTTTGTAGATCAACGTCTTGTAACTTTATTTATGCTTACACTGCCTATGGTCGGTTTAATTGAACGTTTTGGTTTGAAGCAACAAGCTTCTAAACTAATTAGTAACGTTAAGAAAATAACAACCGGTCGCCTTCTTACTTTATATTTAATTATTCGTGAAATCGCTGGCGTAGCATCAATACGTATCGGTGGTCATCCTCAATTTGTTCGACCTTTAATTAACCCTATGGTTCAAGGTGCACTTCGAACACGTTACAATCTTACTGATAAAGACATCGATGAGAAAGATATTGAAAAACTAAAAGCCGAAGCATCTGCCATGGAAAATTATGGTAATTTCTTTGGACAAAACTTATTTGTTGGTGCTGCTGGTGTGTTATTGATGGTTGGGACTTTCCAATCTTTAGACATCAAAGTGAATGCAATGAGTTTAGTGCTCGCTTCAATTCCTGTTGCTATCATCACACTTATTTTAGTTTGGATTAAAAATATTTTACTCGATCGTTACTTCAATAAAAAATATGGAAATAATGAGGTGAAAAATCATGAGTGA
- a CDS encoding MFS transporter: MSSHQSRFDGKLIIAASFAVLTYWLFAQSFINIGSSLQKTFGAADSTLNLSISLVSFVTGIFMVGAGDIADKVGNLKMTIIGLVFSIIGCLSLIIVPVTPFLVIGRIFQGLSAAVLLPSTIGLVSDNFKGQSLRKAYSFMMIATVGGIGFSSYVGGLISSFLSWQFIFVISIALSIIAIFILSRRKEVPRQERDHQPFDYVGMVIFGVIIACLMLLMTQGFTYGLTSRFTLTVAIVGLIALVVFYIFEKGRPTPFIDFSIVKNRAFLGSTINNFVLNTGVGTTVVFNGYAQKQFGMSEAQTGLVTVPYVFMAIAMIRLGEKAIQKYGGKSMLIAGPLFPAIGIILISFTFLSPSWYVGIVTFAFVVCAIGNGLVATPGLTIAVFNMPEEKVSFATGLYKMGATLGGAFGIALNTTVFTVCQQFYSVEMSAMISFLVGAIIMILGLISAFILIPKNVKA, from the coding sequence GTGAGTTCACATCAAAGTAGGTTCGACGGTAAATTAATCATTGCAGCTAGTTTTGCAGTGTTAACATATTGGTTGTTTGCGCAATCATTTATAAATATTGGTTCTAGTCTACAAAAGACATTTGGTGCTGCAGATTCTACACTTAACCTATCTATCAGCCTTGTATCATTCGTTACAGGTATTTTCATGGTGGGTGCAGGAGATATTGCAGATAAAGTTGGAAACCTCAAGATGACAATAATAGGTCTCGTCTTTAGTATTATTGGTTGCCTTAGTCTTATTATTGTTCCTGTCACGCCATTCTTAGTTATTGGGCGCATTTTTCAAGGCCTATCAGCTGCCGTATTACTACCTTCTACAATTGGCTTAGTATCAGATAACTTTAAAGGTCAATCACTCCGTAAAGCTTATAGTTTTATGATGATTGCGACAGTTGGCGGAATAGGATTTTCTTCCTATGTCGGTGGTCTTATTTCTAGCTTTTTAAGTTGGCAATTTATTTTTGTTATTTCTATCGCTTTATCAATTATTGCGATTTTTATTTTAAGTCGTAGAAAAGAAGTGCCACGTCAAGAACGTGATCACCAGCCCTTCGATTATGTAGGCATGGTGATTTTTGGCGTAATTATCGCTTGCTTAATGCTATTGATGACTCAAGGTTTTACATATGGTTTGACAAGTCGATTCACGTTAACTGTTGCAATCGTTGGTCTCATTGCTTTAGTTGTATTTTATATTTTTGAAAAAGGCAGACCCACACCATTTATTGATTTTTCAATTGTAAAAAATCGAGCATTTCTGGGCTCAACAATCAATAATTTTGTGCTTAACACTGGGGTAGGTACCACAGTCGTCTTCAATGGTTACGCTCAAAAACAATTTGGTATGAGCGAAGCACAAACTGGTTTGGTTACAGTGCCGTATGTCTTCATGGCGATAGCGATGATACGCTTAGGTGAAAAAGCAATTCAAAAATATGGCGGTAAAAGTATGTTAATTGCAGGGCCACTATTTCCAGCAATTGGTATCATTCTAATTAGCTTCACTTTCTTATCGCCAAGTTGGTATGTAGGTATTGTAACTTTCGCATTTGTTGTATGTGCGATTGGTAATGGGTTAGTTGCTACACCTGGCTTAACGATTGCAGTATTCAACATGCCAGAAGAGAAAGTGAGCTTTGCGACAGGTTTATATAAGATGGGCGCTACACTCGGAGGAGCCTTTGGTATCGCGTTAAATACGACCGTATTTACAGTATGCCAACAATTCTATTCAGTAGAAATGTCAGCAATGATTTCATTCTTAGTCGGGGCAATTATTATGATACTTGGACTTATATCAGCATTTATTCTGATTCCTAAAAATGTTAAAGCATAA
- a CDS encoding choloylglycine hydrolase family protein: MCTGFTFQAKNGDVILGRTMDYDYPLTGHPAVQPRHYYWESRVDYKGTTTYGFTGAGSDMEGFIFGDGVNEHGLAISNQYDRGYASYANKIHDGYINISQTEVLTWVLGYNKTIEELIEQADQVNVVAHTLNDINEAPPLHYHVSDATGRTAEITFVEGRIVLHDNPVGVLTNSPDLNWHYENLKNYANVTPYKPQYKRYKNLYIGNESGTSGLPGGYTSAERYVRAAYLVSNMLPDDGDDAVLDAFRILDSVSIPKGAVRPSEDEFHYTLYQTVFNLTSRTLYVKYYNSNRIAELQLTEELLNSDDLVIFDPITQGLSTDKVN, from the coding sequence ATGTGTACAGGTTTTACGTTTCAAGCTAAAAACGGTGACGTTATTTTAGGACGTACGATGGACTATGACTATCCATTAACTGGACATCCTGCTGTGCAACCACGTCACTACTATTGGGAATCTCGTGTAGATTATAAAGGTACAACGACGTATGGTTTTACTGGTGCCGGTTCTGATATGGAAGGCTTTATTTTCGGAGACGGTGTAAATGAGCATGGCCTCGCAATATCTAATCAATATGACCGTGGTTATGCCTCATACGCTAATAAAATACACGATGGATACATCAATATTTCACAAACTGAAGTATTAACATGGGTACTTGGTTACAACAAAACGATTGAGGAACTTATTGAACAAGCAGACCAAGTTAATGTCGTTGCACATACATTGAATGATATTAATGAAGCGCCGCCATTACATTATCATGTATCGGACGCGACAGGCCGAACTGCAGAGATTACGTTTGTAGAAGGTCGCATTGTCCTTCATGATAATCCAGTCGGTGTACTAACAAATAGCCCTGATTTAAATTGGCATTACGAGAACTTGAAGAATTATGCGAATGTGACGCCTTACAAACCACAATATAAACGCTATAAAAATTTATATATCGGCAATGAAAGTGGTACCTCTGGACTACCAGGTGGTTATACGTCAGCAGAACGTTATGTAAGAGCAGCTTATCTTGTAAGTAATATGTTGCCTGACGATGGTGATGATGCAGTATTAGATGCGTTTAGAATTCTTGATAGTGTAAGCATTCCTAAAGGTGCAGTTCGACCTTCTGAAGATGAATTCCACTATACGCTGTACCAAACTGTATTCAACTTAACATCGCGCACATTGTATGTGAAATACTATAATTCTAATCGTATTGCTGAATTACAATTAACTGAGGAGTTATTAAATAGCGACGATTTAGTTATATTTGATCCGATTACGCAAGGATTGTCTACCGATAAAGTAAATTAA
- a CDS encoding MFS transporter: MRKHSKDYFHLFYSQLFANTGDILTIVGLIAIVFNITSKTTAASMIPIIFTSGIFMSSFISNYIYQYFTQKQVLSIFQGLKLVSLASIAGLLIFGISPIFIFVLLFLNAIFDGFTNPIKNSMIPFIENKDAITSANALMNMMSSVVQLSTWALGGILMSLIGAKYLFLFALVLEMISYFFILRLSERQIYKNEKANIFSSFKAVIRDNYRDKLSLYLNISIIFESFATTIWIAAIILTYTRTYLHVPDYWFGLINALFFSGTIIAGLWINHKDRFFTQINYPIIIYVPLLLAFINLSFILHHSIMIALLFSLFMGIFEDMRYISLNSMIQRNTPKEILTSTYILNNLFNSIFFALGTFIISIIVDYYGITWAYIICFSMYIVTFILGLFFRKTLKIEMHN; encoded by the coding sequence ATGAGAAAACATAGTAAAGACTACTTTCATCTGTTTTATAGTCAATTGTTTGCTAACACTGGTGATATTTTAACAATTGTTGGTCTTATTGCTATTGTTTTTAATATCACATCTAAAACGACCGCTGCCTCGATGATTCCCATTATCTTTACATCTGGCATTTTTATGAGTAGTTTTATTTCCAATTATATTTATCAATATTTTACGCAAAAGCAAGTCTTATCTATATTTCAAGGTCTTAAATTAGTAAGTTTAGCAAGTATCGCTGGTTTATTAATATTTGGCATATCTCCCATTTTTATTTTTGTTTTACTTTTTCTTAATGCTATTTTTGATGGTTTTACAAACCCAATTAAGAACTCAATGATTCCTTTTATTGAGAATAAAGATGCGATTACATCTGCTAACGCTTTAATGAATATGATGAGTAGTGTTGTTCAACTTTCTACGTGGGCATTAGGCGGCATTTTAATGAGTCTTATAGGTGCGAAATACTTATTTTTATTTGCGCTAGTACTTGAAATGATAAGTTATTTTTTTATTTTACGCCTTTCAGAACGTCAAATTTACAAAAATGAGAAGGCAAATATTTTTAGTAGTTTTAAAGCTGTTATTCGTGATAATTATCGTGATAAATTGAGTTTGTATTTAAACATTTCTATTATTTTTGAATCTTTCGCAACGACCATATGGATAGCAGCTATCATTCTTACTTATACAAGAACCTATTTACATGTCCCTGATTATTGGTTTGGACTAATCAATGCCCTTTTCTTTAGTGGCACAATTATTGCAGGACTATGGATAAACCATAAGGATCGTTTCTTCACACAAATAAACTATCCAATAATTATTTACGTTCCTTTGCTTTTAGCATTTATTAATTTAAGTTTTATTCTTCACCATTCAATAATGATCGCATTGTTATTTTCATTATTTATGGGCATTTTCGAAGACATGCGTTATATTTCACTAAATTCAATGATTCAGCGCAACACACCAAAAGAAATTCTAACTTCTACATACATATTAAACAATTTATTTAACAGCATTTTCTTCGCTTTAGGAACTTTTATTATTTCGATAATCGTTGATTATTACGGTATTACTTGGGCCTATATTATTTGTTTTAGTATGTATATAGTAACTTTTATTTTAGGACTCTTTTTCCGAAAAACTTTAAAAATTGAAATGCATAATTAG
- a CDS encoding rhodanese-related sulfurtransferase has product MDYRVLLYYKYTTIDDPETFAAEHLEFCKSNNLKGRILVSTEGINGTLSGTKEDTDKYIEHMHSDERFADMTFKIDEAEGHAFKKMHVRPRNEIVALGLEDDVDPRVTTGKYYSPSEFKEALEDEDTVILDARNDYEFDLGHFRGAIRPDITRFRDLPDWIRENKDQLDGKNIVTYCTGGIRCEKFSGWLVKEGFENVGQLHGGIATYGKDPETKGQYWDGKMYVFDERISVDVNQVEKTVIGKEHFDGTPCERYINCSNPECNKQILVSEENEDKYLGACSYDCAKHERNRYVAKNNISDEEWNRRLENFKDVPEHAHA; this is encoded by the coding sequence ATGGATTATAGAGTGTTATTATATTACAAATACACAACAATTGATGACCCTGAAACATTTGCAGCTGAGCACTTAGAATTCTGCAAATCAAACAATTTAAAAGGTAGAATTTTAGTTTCTACAGAAGGTATCAATGGTACATTATCAGGTACGAAAGAAGATACTGATAAATATATCGAACATATGCATTCAGATGAGCGTTTCGCAGATATGACGTTCAAAATTGATGAAGCTGAAGGCCATGCCTTCAAAAAAATGCACGTACGTCCAAGAAATGAAATCGTTGCTTTAGGTTTAGAAGACGATGTTGATCCACGTGTTACAACTGGTAAATATTATTCACCTAGCGAATTTAAAGAAGCACTAGAAGATGAAGATACTGTCATCTTAGATGCTCGTAATGACTATGAATTTGATTTAGGTCACTTTCGTGGTGCCATTCGCCCTGATATCACACGTTTCAGAGACTTACCAGACTGGATTCGTGAGAACAAAGATCAATTAGATGGTAAAAACATCGTAACTTATTGTACAGGTGGTATTCGTTGCGAAAAATTCTCTGGTTGGTTAGTTAAAGAAGGCTTCGAAAATGTAGGACAACTACACGGTGGTATCGCAACTTACGGTAAAGACCCTGAAACTAAAGGTCAATATTGGGACGGTAAAATGTACGTCTTCGATGAACGTATTAGCGTTGACGTTAACCAAGTTGAGAAAACAGTTATCGGTAAAGAACACTTTGACGGTACACCTTGCGAACGATATATTAACTGTTCAAATCCTGAATGTAACAAGCAAATTCTTGTTTCAGAAGAAAATGAAGACAAATATCTTGGTGCTTGTTCATATGACTGTGCCAAACATGAACGTAACCGTTATGTAGCTAAAAACAACATTAGCGATGAAGAATGGAATCGTCGTTTAGAAAACTTTAAAGACGTTCCAGAACATGCACATGCTTAA
- a CDS encoding SMP-30/gluconolactonase/LRE family protein yields MTNQSLPKLTYTGASKSAVPIISESELQTVTAEPWLKISDEGLQLEGLIFDRDHNLFLCEVFGGKIFKVDIDTKEVSTAFQSTKQNPAAVKIHKDGRLFTCYLGDFESTGGIFATNEHGEQFEEIILELNTEYCIDDMVFDSKGGFYFTDFRGYSTNPKGGVYYVSPDFKTVTPVIQNISVANGVALSTDEKVLWVTETTTNRLHRIQLEDDGVTIAPFGATIPYYFTGHEGPDSVCIDSDDNLYVAMYGQGRVLVFNKRGYPIGQILMPGRDEGKMLRSTHPQFIPGTNQLLICTNDIENGSEGGSMIYTVEAFAKGHESYQFQ; encoded by the coding sequence ATGACAAATCAATCTTTACCAAAATTAACATATACTGGGGCATCAAAAAGTGCAGTACCTATTATTTCTGAAAGCGAATTACAAACGGTAACGGCAGAACCTTGGTTAAAAATTTCAGATGAAGGACTTCAACTTGAAGGTCTTATCTTTGATAGAGATCATAATTTATTTTTATGTGAAGTGTTTGGTGGTAAAATCTTTAAAGTCGACATAGACACAAAAGAGGTCTCAACAGCGTTTCAATCAACAAAACAAAATCCAGCTGCAGTTAAAATACATAAAGATGGACGTTTATTCACTTGTTATTTAGGCGATTTCGAGTCAACAGGTGGTATCTTCGCCACAAATGAACATGGTGAACAATTTGAAGAAATCATTTTGGAACTCAACACTGAATATTGTATTGATGACATGGTCTTTGATAGTAAAGGTGGTTTCTATTTCACTGATTTCAGAGGTTATTCTACAAATCCTAAAGGTGGCGTCTACTATGTTTCGCCTGACTTCAAGACAGTGACCCCAGTCATTCAGAATATTTCAGTAGCGAATGGTGTAGCTTTAAGTACGGATGAAAAAGTACTATGGGTTACAGAAACGACGACAAACCGACTTCATCGTATTCAATTAGAGGACGATGGCGTGACAATTGCACCGTTTGGCGCAACGATTCCATATTACTTTACTGGCCATGAAGGACCAGACTCAGTATGTATTGATAGCGATGATAATTTATACGTAGCAATGTATGGACAAGGGCGTGTTCTAGTCTTCAACAAACGTGGCTATCCTATTGGTCAAATCTTAATGCCAGGGCGTGATGAAGGTAAAATGTTACGTTCAACACATCCACAATTTATTCCTGGAACAAATCAATTGCTCATTTGTACCAATGACATTGAGAATGGCTCAGAAGGTGGTTCAATGATTTATACCGTTGAAGCTTTTGCGAAAGGTCATGAAAGCTATCAATTTCAGTAA
- a CDS encoding phospho-sugar mutase codes for MKDNWMKYKDDSLVASFYDSQTTTFQEQGFETELAFGTAGIRGQFGLGPGRLNRYTIQRLALGIANYLKDKEDNPSIVIHYDIRHLSSEFAHIITQILTSNGIKVYLADVYKTTPQLSFAVRYLQTSAGIMITASHNPKDYNGIKVYGADGAQLDEGTSLEVAQYINNLGNPLKLNINLNQELIEKNTFDLPESVYDSYINELTNLTGDIPQSDLKVVYTSLHGTGVPIIPDVLKHLNFQNVSLVKSQCELDPNFSSVKSANPEEREAFDLAIQQAHDLEANLVIATDPDVDRMGFVERNADGQTYYFGGSEIGALLIKYLLEYTNVPNHSFVIQSIVSGELGKRLAQQHGVTVKEVLIGFKHIAKAIRELDDTESFLFAYEESYGYLADDFVRDKDAIQIVPLIIKYASILKNEGKTLHDALKEIHREVGLYRDKPMSKVFEGIEGQQQINALMDKLRRNIPDVIAGLKVIAIEDYETLKRIYKEDNTEEAISLPQANVIRIIFKEGFIALRPSGTEPKLKFYLSLNVDNFEQVSQDIYNYIFGDTE; via the coding sequence ATGAAAGACAATTGGATGAAATATAAAGATGACAGTCTTGTAGCATCATTCTATGATAGCCAGACCACGACGTTTCAAGAACAAGGATTTGAAACTGAATTAGCATTTGGTACTGCAGGTATTCGTGGCCAGTTTGGACTTGGTCCAGGTCGTTTAAATCGCTATACCATACAACGTCTGGCATTAGGAATTGCTAATTACTTAAAAGATAAAGAAGATAATCCTTCAATTGTCATTCACTATGATATTCGTCATTTATCTTCAGAATTCGCGCATATTATTACGCAAATTTTGACTTCGAATGGCATCAAAGTTTATCTGGCAGATGTATATAAAACAACGCCACAACTATCTTTTGCTGTCCGATACTTGCAAACATCTGCCGGTATCATGATTACAGCAAGTCATAACCCTAAAGATTATAACGGCATTAAAGTTTATGGTGCAGATGGTGCGCAATTAGATGAGGGTACTTCATTAGAAGTTGCTCAATATATCAATAATTTAGGTAATCCACTTAAGTTGAATATTAACTTAAATCAAGAACTTATTGAGAAGAACACCTTTGATTTACCAGAATCGGTTTATGATAGTTACATAAATGAACTTACAAATCTTACAGGTGATATTCCACAATCTGATTTGAAGGTCGTATATACAAGTTTGCATGGTACTGGTGTGCCGATTATTCCTGATGTTTTAAAGCATCTTAATTTTCAGAATGTAAGTTTAGTCAAATCGCAATGTGAGCTAGATCCAAATTTCAGTTCCGTTAAAAGTGCGAACCCCGAAGAGCGAGAAGCCTTTGATTTAGCAATTCAACAGGCACACGACTTGGAGGCTAACCTTGTTATTGCAACAGATCCAGACGTCGATCGCATGGGATTTGTAGAACGAAATGCAGATGGTCAAACATATTACTTTGGTGGTAGTGAAATTGGCGCATTACTCATTAAATATCTGCTCGAATACACGAATGTGCCGAATCATTCGTTTGTTATTCAATCTATTGTAAGTGGCGAGTTAGGTAAACGTCTTGCTCAACAACATGGGGTGACTGTGAAGGAAGTCTTAATCGGCTTTAAACATATTGCTAAAGCCATTCGTGAGTTAGATGATACAGAATCATTTTTATTTGCCTATGAAGAAAGCTATGGCTATTTAGCCGATGATTTCGTGCGAGACAAGGACGCCATTCAAATCGTTCCATTAATTATTAAGTATGCTTCTATTTTGAAAAATGAAGGAAAAACACTACATGACGCATTAAAAGAGATTCATAGAGAAGTAGGTCTATATCGGGATAAACCGATGTCTAAAGTCTTTGAAGGTATAGAAGGACAACAACAAATTAACGCTTTAATGGATAAATTAAGACGTAATATTCCTGATGTCATTGCAGGATTAAAAGTCATTGCAATAGAAGATTATGAGACATTGAAACGCATTTATAAAGAAGACAACACGGAAGAAGCAATATCATTACCACAAGCAAATGTGATTCGAATTATCTTTAAAGAAGGATTTATTGCTTTGAGACCATCAGGTACAGAACCTAAACTCAAATTCTACCTATCACTTAACGTCGATAACTTCGAACAAGTCTCACAAGACATATATAATTACATATTTGGCGATACCGAATAG
- a CDS encoding polysaccharide deacetylase family protein, producing the protein MIKKYLLSVFTVLIAIVLCACQSTSQTHEKKAKEETHNKEENIYAKKRSSGQNDWVEYKGDVAHIFFHPLITDPKVAFTGEANQAKGNNDWMITVEEFKRSLDELYKHHYILIDPHDAYDFNSKPIKKKSLKLPKGKKPLILSIDDMNYYEYMRENGYADRLVLDKYNHVVSQTKGKDGKFTQSESNDIVPILNRFVKEHPDFSLNGQKGVVGLTGYNGVLGYRTNELDSKDYSKRKEQAIKVANAMKRDGWTFASHSWGHIDFANSSYDRIVKDTERWKKEVTPIIGKTDLFIFPHGAQDRGSAGYQYLENKAGFKFLAGVGPNNFTDIGEDSVYQDRVAIDGLNLYDFKYKLKPFVDSDKVYSKEDRSYFKGEKGYK; encoded by the coding sequence ATGATTAAAAAATATTTGTTGAGTGTATTCACTGTTTTAATAGCCATTGTTTTATGTGCTTGTCAATCGACATCGCAAACGCATGAGAAAAAAGCTAAAGAAGAAACGCATAATAAAGAAGAGAATATTTATGCGAAAAAGCGTAGTTCTGGTCAAAATGATTGGGTTGAATATAAGGGTGATGTAGCACATATCTTCTTCCATCCTTTAATTACGGATCCTAAAGTGGCGTTTACTGGTGAAGCGAATCAAGCCAAAGGCAATAATGATTGGATGATTACCGTTGAAGAATTTAAACGCTCACTTGATGAATTATATAAGCATCATTACATATTGATTGATCCACATGATGCATATGATTTCAATTCTAAACCTATTAAAAAGAAATCACTTAAGTTGCCTAAAGGAAAGAAACCGTTAATCTTATCAATAGATGATATGAATTATTATGAATATATGAGAGAAAATGGTTATGCAGATCGTTTAGTATTAGACAAATATAATCATGTTGTATCTCAAACGAAAGGTAAAGATGGTAAGTTTACTCAAAGTGAATCGAATGATATTGTTCCGATTCTAAATCGTTTCGTAAAAGAACATCCAGATTTTTCATTGAATGGACAAAAAGGTGTAGTTGGTTTAACTGGATACAATGGGGTACTCGGATATCGCACGAATGAGTTGGATAGTAAAGACTACTCTAAACGTAAAGAACAAGCGATAAAAGTTGCAAATGCAATGAAACGCGATGGTTGGACATTCGCAAGTCATTCTTGGGGGCACATTGATTTTGCAAATAGTTCATATGATCGTATTGTGAAGGATACAGAACGTTGGAAGAAAGAAGTAACGCCAATTATTGGTAAAACGGACTTATTTATTTTCCCTCATGGTGCGCAAGATAGAGGTTCAGCAGGTTATCAGTACCTAGAGAATAAAGCAGGATTTAAATTCTTAGCTGGGGTAGGTCCGAATAATTTTACTGATATTGGTGAAGATAGCGTTTATCAAGACCGTGTTGCTATCGATGGTTTGAATCTATATGACTTTAAATACAAGTTGAAACCATTTGTAGATTCAGACAAAGTTTATAGCAAAGAAGATCGTAGTTATTTTAAAGGTGAGAAAGGTTATAAATAA